The region aaaaaacgaggaagcGTAGCCCTGCAATCCATGATAAGATGCCTTCCGAACCGCAGTTTATGCGTCCGATAAACTCCCGAAGATCAGCTTATTGATGAACATTTGCCATTCCCTGGTGACTGACCCAGATGATAACCCAGAGCTGGAATTCCTTGCGTTCAATGGCACTTGTAAATTCCGGGGGTTTATGTTGGCAAATTTGAACCAAGGACCATGTATTTTTAGCGTTACAATAAGATTCTAAATTACAATAGATTcctatttttgaaaataatttctataatcattttttattcaatcaattttccataaacaTTATCGTTTGATTGCTTACCAATCACCATTATTACTGGGAACTTAGTTTCATAATTCGCGGATCATCATTCTGGTGAAGGTCAATCTCGAAAATtcgtttttaaaataaaaccaccAATTTGCTTTGGTATCGAAAGTATAATTATACGGTCCATtcaaaattgaataattagTTTCAGCGTACCACCAGCCGCCTTGGAAATATTCAGCCAAATGATCACCGAATCTCACATCGTTATCGCGATCCTTTGTCGAGAACTTCATCCCTTTGTGATAACTCAACGAATCTCCGGCTGTGCCACTATACGATCCCAGGGTTTTTAGCTTGTATTGCTCACTCGCTTCCTACTTGGAACGCATTATAGCGGGCATACCCTGAGTAGCCAAGAAAGTCTATAATCTCGATCACTATTTCATATTTACGGGTCGACGTAAGTTGGTAAATGTGCTCCAGCCCGAGCCAGAATTCACTGTCCAATTCACCGAATCCTTCACGATATTGATCCCAGTTCCGGTTAAAATCAACTGAGCCATCGAATCGATGTTGGAGGACAATCCATCCGCCTCCAAACTTTTTCTGTTCACAATATACACTGAATGGGGCACTATCATTGTTAACACGTATTAAATATACTCCCGACACTTTGGTTGGTACATCCTGGCACGATGGAAAAGATGGTGGCTCGATCACTGTTGGTGGCTTTGTTGGTATGACATCATTTGAGGGCAGTGTTGAAGGTGTTGGCGAGACGCAATCCGGGATgcggttccgttccatttcctCGTGGTGCTCTTTCAACTCGATTTGAAGTTCCGACAACTTACGTTCCATATCGTCAAACTTGTTCAGTAGCACCTCCAGCATGGTTTCCAAAATTCCTTCTAGCGGCGATGTATCTACATCGATGTTTCCAGGGCAATTACTAGTTTCCCCTGAGTAGAAAGTAGTACAAAGCAGTAGACAGCAAATAACCAACTTCATTTTGAAACGAATGAAGCTCTCTAAGTAACACGAGTTGATTGCAGGTCGAGCCGGAACTGGGATCTAATGTTTTCCAAGACCGCATTTTATACTCAATCATATCTGGCGACTAAACAAGGTTAATTGAACGTAAAAGTGGATGATAAGCTGTTATAACGGGGCTATAACTGCTATTGATATATAAGCCTTCATCCAGAACAATTACAAGGGGCCCTCACTAATTTGCTTTGCCAAAAAAATTGAGGATGCGTAGCCTTGCAAACCATGATAAGATGAGCTAAGAACCGCAGTTTATGCGTCCGATAAACTCCCGAAGATCAGCTTATTGATGAACATTTGCCATTCCCTGGTCACTGACAACAGCAGTTCGTAAGGCCATGGGACCCCAGCAATTATCGCAACTGCTTGGATGATAACCCAGAGCTGGAATTCATTGCGTTCAATGGCACTTGTAAATTCCGTGGCGTACGTTGGCAAATTATCATTATCAATTATTATCATTACCCTTAGAACCGATTAAGGTGGAAGGAGAAGTCTTCTACACTCACCCAGTAAATCCGTCGTGGATAAGTTCTAGCGAATGACCAGCATAACGAATCCCCGGATACAGATAtccgttgctccgttgctAAGTTGCTCTCTGTTACACCAAGCATGCATGAGCCGTTCTTCGGATCCCTTTGCCTGCAGTAGTAGAACCGTGGACGGTCTTTTGAAATGCTAGTACAACGCTCTATTAAGCATCTCAAAGCTGAGAAAAGAGACAATCATCATTGATAATATCGATCGTACCTACGCACTGATGAATTGATTTGTTATTTTCGCTTTTATTATCTACATACAAATCAACCGACTTCATAAACCGATTTTACGTTGAATAATCCATAGTCTATATCGGCGACTGCTTGAATCCTCTGGCGGCGTAATCCGAGGGAGACTCACGCTTCGGGTAGTTCGGATATCCTGGATCGCCGGGAACCACCGCTTCGCGCGAACGGATCACTCGCCAGCCTCCCTTGCGCGTCCAGTCCTGCGGGGTTAAAAACAAAGATCATCAGAAGTGATTTTCACACCGCAGACAACGATCGATGGCCTTATACTTACGTTCTGGTTATATTTGAAGTAGTACGCGGTCGCCAGGATAGCGAAACCGGTGATTGCCACCTTCCCGGTCCAGAACCGGACAGCGTGAGCCCACTCCAGTCCCTACAATAACAAAATCGGAATCCCCGTTACATAACTGCAATCGGTACGGTGGAAAAGGACGGAGCCGATTCTGTGCCGCCGGAACTTACAACCACTGGGGTGAGGGCTTTCTGGACCAAATCCAGTGGGGCCCGATACAAACGGCGGATCGGGTTGTATCGTTCCTTCCAGTATTCCGGGACGTATCTCGGTTCGTTCGGCGATAGCTGCTGGTCCTTCAGCCACTGGGCTCTCCAGGCCCGTTCTTCCGGGCTCATGCCAAGCAGCCGCTCCCGCTCACGGACCATCCGGCCCGTGATGGACATGGGCTTCACGCCCCCCGTATCGGATGAGGCCATTTCGCGAAGATTTCCCGGCTTCCTGCACCACGAATTATACGAAACGGAGCAAAACTTTTTTCCGATATATTCCGCAGGCCCACATCCGAGCAGGCTGTCAAAATAAATCGGcgaccacacgcac is a window of Anopheles aquasalis chromosome 2, idAnoAquaMG_Q_19, whole genome shotgun sequence DNA encoding:
- the LOC126571826 gene encoding angiopoietin-related protein 1-like, with translation MKLVICCLLLCTTFYSGETSNCPGNIDVDTSPLEGILETMLEVLLNKFDDMERKLSELQIELKEHHEEMERNRIPDCVSPTPSTLPSNDVIPTKPPTVIEPPSFPSCQDVPTKVSGVYLIRVNNDSAPFSVYCEQKKFGGGWIVLQHRFDGSVDFNRNWDQYREGFGELDSEFWLGLEHIYQLTSTRKYEIVIEIIDFLGYSGYARYNAFQVGSE
- the LOC126571825 gene encoding uncharacterized protein LOC126571825 — its product is MASSDTGGVKPMSITGRMVRERERLLGMSPEERAWRAQWLKDQQLSPNEPRYVPEYWKERYNPIRRLYRAPLDLVQKALTPVVGLEWAHAVRFWTGKVAITGFAILATAYYFKYNQNDWTRKGGWRVIRSREAVVPGDPGYPNYPKRESPSDYAARGFKQSPI